A window of the Streptomyces sp. Ag109_O5-10 genome harbors these coding sequences:
- a CDS encoding transglycosylase domain-containing protein, whose protein sequence is MGRADERRARQRGGRRAAPRNRTSQQAAPDTRAESGTSTTVESPAAAAAEGATRAERRRAAAKPPGRPGAPGKPARGRIRRLFTWKRMLGAFFTVCLLGIGSFIALYMMVSVPEGNALAQTQSNVYKYSDGSVLARKGTVNREIVDLSKVPKAVQHTFVAAENKTFYTDNGIDLRGMARGLYNTARGRGTQGGSTITQQYVKNYYLDQDQTVTRKLKELVISLKVDREKSKDDILAGYINTSYYGRGAYGIQAAAQAYYRVDADKLSVEQGAYLAALLQAPSQYDWAVAGPVGKKLVQARWNYVLDNMVGQKWLDKSARDAMKFPIPKDPKPASGLEGQKGYLVDLANTQLENQLMKSQNITRSQAEAQVVDQGWTITLNIDPKKQAKLEAAVKSQLTSKLDGKKRKVDKNVQAGAVSVDPKTGKVLALYGGIDYYKHYTNNATRADYQPASTFKPIILAAALDQDAKTQNGKDINADTIYDGTSGRPVKGSDIAFAPPNEDDADYGNITVQTAMNKSVNSVFAQMGVDVGMKNVLKTADDLGLDTENLQAVPAMTLGSMGASPLEMASVYATLDNHGRKVTPTILASAEKTGRKVDLPDPIGEQVISAEAADQVTSVLTGVVDDGTAKVSVAQNPLRKGQQVAGKTGTSDNNKSAWFTGYTPDLVTSVGLFGEDAKTHNQVPLTGATGLIPGTGRINGGGYPAQIWATYTFGVTKKAKFDLNTELGAAVKPTDTPSISESPSETPSQTPSQTPTKSASPSQTPSQTPSQTPTKSPDPTTSAPSSPSQSPTGGITDNPLNPADEQ, encoded by the coding sequence ATGGGACGAGCGGACGAGAGAAGAGCGCGACAGCGTGGCGGCCGCCGCGCCGCGCCCCGGAACCGTACGTCCCAGCAGGCCGCGCCCGACACGCGGGCGGAGAGCGGGACCAGCACGACCGTCGAGTCGCCGGCCGCCGCGGCCGCCGAGGGCGCCACCCGCGCGGAGCGCCGGCGGGCCGCCGCCAAGCCGCCCGGCAGGCCCGGTGCGCCGGGCAAGCCCGCCAGGGGCCGCATACGCAGACTGTTCACCTGGAAAAGGATGCTCGGCGCGTTCTTCACCGTCTGCCTGCTGGGCATCGGCTCCTTCATCGCGCTGTACATGATGGTGAGCGTCCCCGAGGGCAACGCGCTCGCGCAGACGCAGAGCAACGTCTACAAGTACAGCGACGGCTCGGTCCTGGCCCGCAAGGGCACCGTCAACCGCGAGATCGTCGACCTCTCCAAGGTCCCGAAGGCCGTCCAGCACACCTTCGTCGCCGCGGAGAACAAGACCTTCTACACGGACAACGGCATCGACCTCAGGGGCATGGCCCGCGGCCTCTACAACACCGCGCGGGGCCGCGGCACCCAGGGCGGGTCCACGATCACCCAGCAGTACGTCAAGAACTACTACCTCGACCAGGACCAGACCGTCACCCGCAAGCTGAAGGAACTGGTCATCTCGCTGAAGGTGGACCGCGAGAAGTCCAAGGACGACATCCTCGCCGGTTACATCAACACCAGCTACTACGGCCGCGGCGCCTACGGCATACAGGCCGCCGCCCAGGCCTACTACCGCGTAGACGCCGACAAGCTCTCGGTCGAGCAGGGCGCCTACCTGGCCGCGCTGCTGCAGGCGCCCAGCCAGTACGACTGGGCGGTGGCGGGTCCTGTCGGCAAGAAGCTGGTGCAGGCCCGCTGGAACTACGTCCTGGACAACATGGTCGGCCAGAAGTGGCTGGACAAGTCCGCGCGCGACGCCATGAAGTTCCCGATCCCCAAGGACCCGAAGCCCGCGTCCGGTCTGGAGGGCCAGAAGGGCTACCTGGTCGACCTGGCCAACACCCAGCTGGAGAACCAGCTGATGAAGTCGCAGAACATCACCCGGTCCCAGGCCGAGGCCCAGGTCGTCGACCAGGGCTGGACGATCACCCTGAACATCGACCCGAAGAAGCAGGCCAAGCTGGAGGCGGCCGTCAAGAGCCAGCTCACCAGCAAGCTCGACGGCAAGAAGCGCAAGGTCGACAAGAACGTCCAGGCCGGTGCCGTCTCCGTCGACCCCAAGACCGGCAAGGTCCTCGCCCTGTACGGCGGCATCGACTACTACAAGCACTACACGAACAACGCCACCCGCGCCGACTACCAGCCGGCGTCCACCTTCAAGCCGATCATCCTCGCCGCCGCGCTCGACCAGGACGCCAAGACGCAGAACGGCAAGGACATCAACGCCGACACGATCTACGACGGCACCAGCGGCCGTCCCGTCAAGGGCAGCGACATCGCCTTCGCCCCGCCGAACGAGGACGACGCGGACTACGGCAACATCACCGTGCAGACGGCGATGAACAAGTCCGTCAACTCGGTGTTCGCGCAGATGGGCGTGGACGTCGGCATGAAGAACGTGCTGAAGACCGCCGACGACCTCGGCCTGGACACCGAAAACCTCCAGGCGGTGCCCGCGATGACCCTGGGCAGCATGGGCGCGAGCCCGCTGGAGATGGCCTCGGTGTACGCCACGCTCGACAACCACGGCCGGAAGGTCACCCCGACGATCCTCGCGTCTGCGGAGAAGACCGGGCGCAAGGTCGACCTGCCGGACCCCATCGGCGAGCAGGTGATCAGCGCCGAGGCGGCCGACCAGGTGACGTCGGTGCTGACCGGCGTGGTCGACGACGGCACGGCCAAGGTGTCGGTGGCCCAGAACCCGCTGCGCAAGGGGCAGCAGGTGGCCGGCAAGACGGGTACGTCCGACAACAACAAGTCGGCCTGGTTCACCGGTTACACGCCCGACCTGGTGACCTCGGTCGGGCTGTTCGGCGAGGACGCCAAGACCCACAACCAGGTCCCCCTCACCGGCGCCACCGGCCTGATCCCCGGCACCGGCCGTATCAACGGTGGCGGTTACCCGGCGCAGATCTGGGCGACGTACACCTTCGGCGTCACGAAGAAGGCGAAGTTCGACCTGAACACGGAGCTGGGCGCGGCCGTCAAGCCGACGGACACCCCGAGCATCAGCGAGTCCCCGTCCGAGACGCCCTCGCAGACCCCGTCCCAGACCCCGACGAAGTCCGCGTCCCCGTCGCAGACGCCGTCCCAGACGCCGTCCCAGACCCCGACGAAGTCCCCGGATCCGACGACCAGCGCCCCGTCGAG
- a CDS encoding NAD(P)-dependent oxidoreductase, giving the protein MAVRVFVAGGSGVLGRRLVPQLVARGHQVTATTTGAARLGLLAELGAQGVVMDGLDAASVGAAVAAARPDVVVHQLTAISMAHAGKPDIKHPDRWFALTNRLRTEGTDHLLAAAEAAGVKHVVAQSHASWNGIREGGWVKTEEDPLDLLPGTAAHRGMLALRHLEEAVLRAGGAALRYGAFYGPGAIDDQVELVRKRQYPLVGRATGYSSWIHLDDAASATVLAVERKARGVFNIVDDEPAPAAEWLPYLAECAGAKRPLRVPVWLARLLAGEQAVVVMTQGRGFSNAKAKRELGWEPRYPSWRQGFKAALAG; this is encoded by the coding sequence ATGGCCGTGAGGGTGTTCGTGGCAGGGGGCAGCGGGGTTCTGGGGCGGCGGCTGGTACCGCAGCTGGTGGCGCGAGGGCATCAGGTGACGGCCACCACGACCGGCGCGGCCAGGCTCGGGCTCCTGGCGGAACTGGGCGCGCAGGGGGTCGTGATGGACGGCCTGGACGCGGCGTCGGTCGGCGCGGCGGTGGCCGCGGCCCGCCCGGACGTCGTCGTCCATCAGCTGACCGCGATCTCCATGGCGCACGCCGGCAAGCCCGACATCAAGCATCCCGACCGCTGGTTCGCCCTCACCAACCGGCTGCGCACCGAGGGCACGGACCACCTGCTCGCCGCCGCCGAGGCGGCCGGCGTGAAACACGTCGTCGCACAGAGCCACGCCAGCTGGAACGGCATCCGCGAGGGTGGCTGGGTGAAGACGGAGGAGGACCCGCTGGACCTGCTGCCGGGCACCGCCGCGCACCGGGGGATGCTCGCGCTGCGCCACCTGGAGGAGGCGGTCCTGCGGGCCGGCGGCGCGGCCCTGCGCTACGGCGCCTTCTACGGGCCCGGCGCCATCGACGACCAGGTCGAGCTGGTCCGCAAGCGCCAGTACCCCCTGGTCGGCCGCGCGACCGGCTACAGCAGCTGGATCCACCTCGACGACGCGGCGAGCGCGACCGTCCTCGCGGTGGAGCGGAAGGCGCGGGGCGTGTTCAACATCGTCGACGACGAACCGGCGCCGGCCGCCGAGTGGCTGCCGTACCTGGCCGAGTGCGCCGGGGCGAAGCGGCCGCTGCGGGTGCCGGTGTGGCTGGCCCGGCTCCTGGCCGGCGAGCAGGCGGTCGTCGTCATGACCCAGGGCCGCGGCTTCTCCAACGCCAAGGCCAAGCGGGAACTGGGCTGGGAACCGCGGTATCCGTCCTGGCGGCAGGGGTTCAAGGCGGCGCTGGCAGGCTGA
- a CDS encoding PadR family transcriptional regulator, with amino-acid sequence MSIGHTLLGLLESGPRHGYDLKRAFDEKFGHDRPLHYGQVYSTMSRLLKNGLVEVDGIEAGGGPERKRYAITDAGVTDVEQWLATPEKPAEYLQSTLYTKVVLALLTHRNAGDILDSQRSEHLRSMRILTDRKRHGDLADQLVCDHALFHLEADLRWLELTAARLDKLRAEVTR; translated from the coding sequence ATGTCCATCGGTCACACCCTCCTGGGGCTCCTGGAGTCCGGCCCGCGCCACGGTTACGACCTCAAGCGGGCCTTCGACGAGAAGTTCGGTCACGACCGGCCGCTCCACTACGGCCAGGTCTATTCGACGATGTCCCGGCTGCTGAAGAACGGGCTCGTGGAAGTCGACGGCATCGAGGCCGGCGGCGGACCCGAGCGCAAGCGGTACGCCATCACCGACGCCGGGGTCACCGACGTCGAGCAGTGGCTGGCGACCCCCGAGAAGCCGGCGGAGTACCTCCAGTCGACCCTCTACACCAAGGTCGTGCTCGCGCTGCTGACGCACCGGAACGCCGGCGACATCCTCGACAGCCAGCGCTCCGAGCACCTGCGCAGCATGCGCATCCTCACCGACCGCAAGCGCCACGGCGACCTCGCGGACCAGCTCGTCTGCGACCACGCCCTGTTCCACCTGGAGGCCGACCTGCGCTGGCTGGAACTGACCGCGGCCCGGCTCGACAAGCTCCGTGCGGAGGTGACCAGGTGA
- a CDS encoding ABC transporter ATP-binding protein — protein sequence MNAPAGSLLAAENLHKAYGPTVALDGAEFSIHPGEVVAVMGPSGSGKSTLLHCLAGIVPPDSGSIMYAGREMATMNDTERSALRRSEFGFVFQFGQLVPELTCVENVALPLRLNGTSRKEAERAALGWMEKLEVDDLAKKRPGEVSGGQGQRVAVARSLVTGPRVLFADEPTGALDSLNGERVMELLTDAARSTNAAVVLVTHEARVAAYSDREIVVRDGKSRDMERAV from the coding sequence GTGAACGCCCCCGCCGGTTCGCTGCTCGCGGCCGAGAACCTCCACAAGGCCTACGGCCCGACCGTCGCCCTCGACGGGGCCGAGTTCTCCATACACCCGGGCGAGGTCGTCGCCGTGATGGGGCCGTCCGGCTCCGGCAAGTCGACGCTGCTGCACTGCCTCGCCGGGATCGTGCCGCCCGACTCCGGGTCGATCATGTACGCGGGCCGCGAGATGGCCACCATGAACGACACCGAACGCAGCGCGCTGCGGCGCAGCGAGTTCGGGTTCGTCTTCCAGTTCGGCCAGCTGGTGCCCGAGCTGACCTGCGTGGAGAACGTCGCGCTGCCGCTGCGGCTGAACGGCACCTCCCGCAAGGAGGCCGAGCGGGCCGCGCTGGGCTGGATGGAGAAGCTGGAGGTCGACGACCTCGCGAAGAAGCGTCCCGGCGAGGTCTCCGGCGGTCAGGGGCAGCGGGTCGCGGTGGCCCGCTCGCTGGTGACCGGTCCCCGGGTGCTGTTCGCTGACGAGCCGACCGGCGCGCTCGACTCGCTCAACGGCGAGCGGGTGATGGAGCTGCTGACGGACGCCGCCCGCTCCACCAACGCGGCCGTCGTCCTCGTCACGCACGAGGCTCGGGTGGCCGCCTACTCCGACCGCGAGATCGTCGTACGGGACGGGAAGTCCCGGGACATGGAGCGGGCGGTATGA
- a CDS encoding ABC transporter permease, producing the protein MNVRQWSRDLAMGVRFAFGGGREGWFRAAMTAVGVGLGVALLLLTTAVPNALAVRHQRDVARADYTYVFGHPLKAGEKTFVIADIETPYRGADIRGRMIQREGAKAPVPPGLTEYPAPGEMAVSPALKRLLDSADGALLRARLPYRISATIAESGLTGSQELAYYAGSADLAAHIHPPDVARIDHFGSPRSPDAESDPVLTLLVLVVFVILLMPVAVFVAAAVRFGGERRDRRLAALRLVGSDGRMVRRIAAGEAMAGALLGLVLGLGFFLVGRQLAGNAEVFGTSVFPSYLNPSPVLAALVAVLVPAAAVLVTLFTLRGVIIEPLGVVRTAKPTRRRLWWRLLLPVAGLAALYPMIGQGRGGGDFNQYLVTGGVLLLLVGITALLPWVVETVVGRLGRGAVAWQLAVRRLQLSSGTAARMVNGIAVAVAGAIALQMVFAGVEADYTKQTTNDLDRAQMSVQVPNGVPVPEVARAMTATKGVRKVVSIADGQVGDRKKDPSQTGQVSVGSCASLREVATLPSCHDGDAFVVQGSDSDSETTKLLAAGEKHGRTLYLDPSYSGDTEGSPSRWTVPARLKQAETREDPTGYKRGGFLLTPGALPQGASTAVQGVVYLSIDSAVRDAHEYVINTAVRIDPLMHAETLTSIERNGQFESIRTGLLVGAAAVLALIGASLLVSQLEQLRERKKLLSALVAFGTRRRTLSLSVLWQTAIPVGLGLLLAGVVGLALGTVLLKMVGSTVRVDWPGVLAMTGFGAAVVLAVTLLSLPPLVRLMRPDGLRTE; encoded by the coding sequence ATGAACGTCAGGCAGTGGTCCAGGGATCTGGCCATGGGGGTCCGGTTCGCCTTCGGGGGCGGCCGCGAGGGCTGGTTCCGGGCCGCGATGACGGCGGTGGGCGTGGGCCTGGGGGTGGCGCTGCTGCTGCTCACCACGGCCGTCCCGAACGCGCTGGCCGTACGCCACCAGCGCGACGTGGCACGGGCGGACTACACATACGTCTTCGGCCACCCCTTGAAGGCCGGCGAGAAGACGTTCGTCATCGCGGACATCGAGACTCCCTACCGCGGCGCCGACATCCGCGGCCGGATGATCCAGCGGGAGGGCGCGAAGGCGCCGGTGCCGCCCGGACTCACCGAGTACCCGGCGCCCGGCGAGATGGCCGTCTCGCCCGCGCTGAAGCGGCTGCTCGACTCCGCGGACGGAGCGCTCCTGCGGGCCCGGCTGCCGTACCGGATCAGCGCCACCATCGCGGAGAGCGGACTGACCGGCTCGCAGGAACTCGCCTACTACGCGGGCTCCGCCGACCTCGCGGCCCACATCCACCCGCCGGACGTGGCCCGGATCGACCACTTCGGCAGCCCCCGGTCCCCGGACGCGGAGAGCGACCCGGTCCTCACGCTGCTCGTCCTCGTGGTCTTCGTGATCCTGCTGATGCCGGTCGCCGTGTTCGTCGCGGCCGCCGTCCGCTTCGGCGGCGAGCGCCGCGACCGTCGCCTGGCCGCGCTGCGGCTGGTCGGCTCCGACGGCCGGATGGTCCGGCGGATCGCGGCCGGCGAGGCGATGGCGGGCGCTCTGCTCGGACTCGTCCTCGGCCTCGGCTTCTTCCTGGTCGGCCGTCAGCTCGCGGGCAACGCCGAGGTGTTCGGCACCAGCGTGTTCCCGAGCTATCTCAACCCCTCCCCCGTGCTGGCCGCGCTGGTGGCGGTCCTGGTCCCGGCGGCGGCCGTGCTGGTGACCCTGTTCACCCTGCGCGGGGTGATCATCGAGCCGCTCGGCGTGGTGCGCACGGCGAAGCCCACCCGCCGCCGGCTGTGGTGGCGGCTGCTCCTCCCGGTGGCCGGCCTGGCGGCGCTCTACCCGATGATCGGACAGGGCCGCGGCGGTGGCGACTTCAACCAGTACCTGGTGACCGGCGGCGTCCTGCTCCTCCTGGTCGGCATCACGGCGCTGCTGCCGTGGGTCGTGGAGACGGTCGTCGGCCGGCTCGGCCGGGGCGCGGTGGCCTGGCAACTGGCCGTCCGGCGACTGCAGCTGAGCAGCGGTACGGCGGCCCGCATGGTCAACGGCATCGCGGTGGCGGTGGCCGGTGCGATCGCGCTCCAGATGGTCTTCGCCGGTGTCGAGGCCGACTACACCAAGCAGACCACCAACGACCTCGACCGCGCACAGATGTCGGTCCAGGTGCCGAACGGCGTCCCGGTGCCCGAGGTGGCCCGGGCCATGACGGCCACCAAGGGTGTACGGAAGGTGGTCTCGATCGCCGACGGCCAGGTCGGCGACCGGAAGAAGGACCCGAGCCAAACGGGCCAGGTGAGCGTGGGCAGTTGCGCCTCGCTGCGAGAGGTCGCGACCCTGCCGTCCTGCCACGACGGCGACGCCTTCGTGGTGCAGGGGTCCGACAGCGACTCCGAGACGACGAAGCTGCTGGCGGCCGGCGAGAAGCACGGCCGGACGCTGTACCTCGACCCCTCCTACTCCGGCGACACCGAAGGCTCCCCGAGCCGCTGGACGGTGCCGGCGAGGCTGAAGCAGGCCGAGACCCGAGAGGACCCCACCGGCTACAAGCGCGGTGGATTCCTGCTCACCCCGGGCGCGCTGCCGCAGGGCGCCAGTACGGCGGTGCAGGGCGTCGTCTATCTGTCCATCGACTCCGCGGTCCGCGACGCCCACGAGTACGTGATCAACACGGCGGTCCGGATCGACCCGCTGATGCACGCGGAGACGCTGACCTCGATCGAGCGGAACGGCCAGTTCGAGTCCATCCGCACCGGGCTGCTCGTAGGCGCGGCCGCCGTACTGGCGCTGATCGGTGCGAGCCTGCTGGTCAGTCAGCTGGAGCAGCTGCGCGAGCGCAAGAAGCTGCTGTCGGCCCTGGTCGCCTTCGGCACCCGGCGCCGCACGCTGAGCCTGTCGGTGCTGTGGCAGACGGCGATCCCGGTCGGGCTCGGCCTGCTGCTGGCCGGTGTGGTGGGGCTGGCGCTCGGCACGGTGCTGCTGAAGATGGTCGGCTCCACGGTGCGCGTGGACTGGCCGGGTGTGCTGGCGATGACCGGCTTCGGTGCGGCGGTCGTCCTCGCGGTGACCCTGCTCAGCCTGCCGCCGCTGGTGCGGCTGATGCGCCCGGACGGCCTGCGCACCGAGTAG
- a CDS encoding LysR substrate-binding domain-containing protein produces the protein MAVGNSLGNGTGGGGGAGGRRRQPSLAQLRAFAAVAEHLHFRDAAAAIGMSQPALSGAVAALEETLGVTLLERTTRKVLLSPAGARLAVRAREVLDGVQALLAEAEAVRAPFTGALRLGVIPTVAPYLLPTVLALVHDRYPDLDLQVHEEQTASLLDGLAAGRLDLLLLAVPLGISGIVELPLFDEDFVLVTPLGHPLGGRTGIAREALKELNLLLLDEGHCLRDQALDICREAGREDVAVTTTAAGLATLVQLVAGGLGCTLLPHTAVRVETSRSDQLRTGSFAEPAPSRRIALAARAGAARGAEYRELAAALREALRPLPVRVLGAGC, from the coding sequence GTGGCTGTGGGTAATTCCCTGGGGAACGGTACCGGGGGCGGAGGCGGGGCCGGCGGCAGGCGGCGGCAGCCCAGTCTCGCGCAGCTGCGCGCCTTCGCCGCCGTCGCCGAGCACCTGCACTTCCGGGACGCGGCGGCCGCGATAGGCATGAGCCAGCCCGCGCTCTCGGGGGCCGTCGCGGCCCTCGAGGAGACCCTCGGCGTCACGCTGCTCGAACGGACCACCCGTAAGGTGCTGCTGTCGCCGGCCGGCGCGCGGCTCGCCGTACGGGCGAGGGAGGTGCTGGACGGCGTGCAGGCGCTGCTGGCGGAGGCGGAGGCGGTGCGGGCGCCGTTCACCGGCGCGCTGCGGCTCGGGGTGATCCCCACCGTCGCGCCGTATCTGCTGCCGACCGTCCTCGCACTGGTCCACGACCGCTATCCGGACCTCGACCTCCAGGTCCACGAGGAGCAGACCGCCAGCCTCCTGGACGGGCTCGCCGCCGGCCGGCTCGACCTGCTGCTGCTCGCGGTCCCGCTCGGCATCTCCGGGATCGTCGAACTTCCGCTGTTCGACGAGGACTTCGTGCTCGTCACGCCCCTCGGGCATCCGCTCGGCGGCCGTACCGGCATCGCCCGCGAGGCGCTCAAGGAGCTGAACCTGCTGCTCCTTGACGAGGGGCACTGCCTGCGCGACCAGGCCCTGGACATCTGCCGGGAGGCGGGCCGCGAGGACGTCGCGGTGACCACCACGGCCGCCGGGCTCGCCACCCTCGTCCAGCTGGTCGCCGGCGGTCTCGGCTGCACCCTGCTGCCGCACACCGCCGTCAGGGTCGAGACCAGCCGCAGCGACCAGCTTCGCACCGGCTCCTTCGCGGAGCCCGCGCCGAGCCGCCGGATCGCCCTCGCGGCGCGTGCCGGGGCAGCGCGCGGCGCCGAGTACCGGGAGCTGGCGGCCGCGTTGCGCGAGGCACTGCGGCCGCTGCCCGTCCGGGTCCTCGGCGCCGGCTGCTGA
- a CDS encoding peroxiredoxin codes for MLTVGDKFPEFELTACVSLEKGKEFETITHKTYQGWKVVFAWPKDFTFVCPTEIAAFGKLNEEFADRDAQILGFSGDSEFVHHAWRKDHDDLRELPFPMMADSKHELMRDLGIEGEDGFAKRAVFIVDQNDEIQFSMVTAGSVGRNPKEVLRVLDALQTDELCPCNWSKGEDTLDPVALLAGE; via the coding sequence GTGCTCACTGTCGGTGACAAGTTCCCCGAGTTCGAACTGACCGCCTGCGTCTCGCTGGAGAAGGGCAAGGAGTTCGAGACGATCACCCACAAGACCTACCAGGGTTGGAAGGTGGTCTTCGCGTGGCCCAAGGACTTCACCTTCGTGTGCCCCACCGAGATCGCCGCGTTCGGCAAGCTGAACGAGGAGTTCGCCGACCGCGACGCGCAGATCCTCGGTTTCTCCGGTGACTCCGAGTTCGTCCACCACGCCTGGCGCAAGGACCACGACGACCTGCGCGAGCTGCCGTTCCCGATGATGGCCGACTCGAAGCACGAGCTGATGCGCGACCTCGGCATCGAGGGCGAGGACGGCTTCGCCAAGCGCGCGGTGTTCATCGTCGACCAGAACGACGAGATCCAGTTCTCCATGGTGACCGCGGGCTCGGTGGGCCGTAACCCCAAGGAGGTCCTGCGGGTCCTCGACGCGCTCCAGACGGACGAGCTCTGCCCGTGCAACTGGAGCAAGGGCGAGGACACCCTCGACCCGGTCGCGCTCCTCGCGGGTGAGTGA
- a CDS encoding alkyl hydroperoxide reductase → MSLDNLKSRVPDYAKDLKLNLGSVIGNSELPAQQLWGTVLATAIAARSPIVLRELAPEARANLTPEAYTAAKAAAAVMAMNNVFYRTRHLLSDHEYGTLRAGLRMNVIGNPGVDKVDFELWSFAVSAVNGCGMCLDSHEQVLRKAGVGREVIQEAFKIASVVQAVGSTLEAEAVLAEFE, encoded by the coding sequence GTGTCCCTCGACAACCTCAAGTCCCGTGTCCCTGACTACGCCAAGGACCTGAAGCTCAACCTGGGGTCGGTCATCGGCAACTCGGAGCTGCCGGCCCAGCAGCTGTGGGGCACGGTCCTGGCGACCGCCATCGCCGCCCGTTCCCCGATCGTGCTGCGCGAGCTGGCGCCGGAGGCGAGGGCGAACCTCACGCCCGAGGCGTACACGGCGGCCAAGGCCGCGGCCGCGGTGATGGCGATGAACAACGTCTTCTACCGCACCCGCCACCTGCTCTCCGACCACGAGTACGGCACCCTGCGCGCGGGGCTGCGGATGAACGTCATCGGCAACCCCGGCGTCGACAAGGTCGACTTCGAGCTGTGGTCGTTCGCGGTGTCCGCGGTCAACGGCTGCGGGATGTGCCTGGACTCCCACGAGCAGGTGCTGCGCAAGGCCGGGGTCGGCCGTGAGGTGATCCAGGAGGCGTTCAAGATCGCTTCGGTGGTCCAGGCGGTTGGCTCCACCCTGGAAGCCGAAGCCGTGCTGGCCGAGTTCGAGTAG
- a CDS encoding AI-2E family transporter, with the protein MSRVPEWLGRIGAGLTEMGERLDERRAEVEREHAEPEPPPPAVPVPAPAPAPDPPAPAPVRKPAPRPDPVTAIPWGVRVAAEAGWRLLVLAGTVWILMRVISAVQLVVFAFVIALLITALLQPTVARLCRYGMPRGPATALTAISGFVVIGLMGWFVTWQVMENVDTLSSQVQNGIDDLRNWLLKSPFHVTDKQINQIAKNLREAIGANTDQITSFGLEGVQVIVEALTGILLVFFSTLFLLYDGARIWQWFLKLVPSAAREGVAGAGPRAWRTLTAYVRGTVLVALIDAIFIGIGIYFLDVPMAVPLAVFIFLFSFIPLVGAVASGALAVIVALVTQGVFAAVMTLAVVLAVQQIEGHILQPFILGRAVRVHPLAVVLTVAAGGMVAGIGGAVVAVPLVAVTNTVVSYLHHYSHDRYEATEPGDAGRPHDPARPVLDDDQPHNPVPPAPGDGDQPHASARPAPEDETVQAGGGSGGAAPRDAEDPAHKR; encoded by the coding sequence ATGTCGCGCGTGCCTGAGTGGCTCGGCCGTATCGGTGCCGGACTGACCGAGATGGGCGAGCGGTTGGACGAGCGCCGGGCCGAGGTGGAGCGGGAGCACGCCGAGCCGGAGCCGCCCCCTCCGGCCGTGCCCGTGCCGGCGCCCGCCCCGGCCCCGGACCCGCCGGCCCCCGCGCCCGTCCGGAAGCCGGCGCCGCGTCCGGACCCGGTGACGGCCATCCCCTGGGGCGTGCGGGTCGCCGCCGAGGCCGGCTGGCGGCTGCTCGTGCTGGCCGGCACGGTCTGGATCCTGATGCGCGTCATCAGCGCCGTCCAACTCGTCGTGTTCGCCTTCGTCATCGCGCTGCTGATCACCGCGCTGCTCCAGCCGACGGTCGCCCGGCTGTGCCGCTACGGCATGCCCCGCGGCCCGGCCACCGCGCTCACCGCCATCTCTGGCTTCGTGGTGATCGGCCTGATGGGCTGGTTCGTGACCTGGCAGGTCATGGAGAACGTCGACACGCTCTCCAGCCAGGTCCAGAACGGCATCGACGACCTGCGCAACTGGCTGCTGAAGAGTCCCTTCCACGTCACCGACAAGCAGATCAACCAGATCGCCAAGAACCTCCGCGAGGCGATCGGCGCCAACACCGACCAGATCACCTCGTTCGGTCTGGAGGGCGTCCAGGTGATCGTGGAGGCCCTGACCGGCATCCTGCTGGTCTTCTTCTCCACGCTCTTCCTGCTGTACGACGGCGCGCGCATCTGGCAGTGGTTCCTGAAGCTCGTGCCGTCCGCCGCCCGCGAGGGGGTGGCCGGCGCCGGTCCGCGCGCCTGGCGCACACTCACGGCCTACGTCCGGGGCACGGTCCTGGTCGCCCTCATCGACGCCATCTTCATCGGCATCGGCATCTACTTCCTGGACGTCCCGATGGCCGTGCCGCTGGCCGTCTTCATCTTCCTGTTCTCGTTCATCCCCCTCGTCGGCGCCGTCGCCTCCGGCGCCCTGGCGGTGATCGTGGCGCTGGTCACCCAGGGCGTCTTCGCCGCGGTCATGACCCTGGCCGTGGTCCTCGCGGTCCAGCAGATCGAGGGCCACATCCTCCAGCCGTTCATCCTCGGCCGGGCGGTCCGGGTCCATCCCCTCGCGGTGGTCCTCACGGTCGCGGCGGGCGGCATGGTGGCGGGCATCGGCGGCGCGGTCGTGGCGGTACCGCTGGTGGCGGTGACGAACACGGTGGTCAGCTATCTGCACCACTACTCGCACGACCGCTACGAGGCCACCGAGCCCGGCGACGCCGGCCGGCCGCATGATCCGGCCCGTCCGGTCCTCGACGACGATCAGCCGCACAACCCAGTCCCTCCGGCACCCGGCGACGGCGACCAGCCGCACGCATCAGCCCGTCCGGCGCCTGAGGACGAGACCGTTCAGGCCGGAGGGGGGTCTGGGGGCGCAGCTCCCAGGGATGCGGAAGACCCCGCCCACAAGAGGTGA